Proteins from a genomic interval of Lolium perenne isolate Kyuss_39 chromosome 1, Kyuss_2.0, whole genome shotgun sequence:
- the LOC127342101 gene encoding ABC transporter D family member 1, with the protein MPSLQLLQLTEHGRGLLASRRRTLAVVSGALVAGGALAYARSGRRRRSEAAANGDVGGDALGRNGERLGHGGADGRVAASKRRKSALKSLHFLAAILLKKIGPNGTRYLLGLMLTAVLRTAVGHRLAKVQGYLFKAAFLRRVPTFTRLIVENLILCFLQSAVYQTSKYLTGSLNLRFKKILTDLVHADYFQNMVYYKMSHVDHRISNPEQRIASDIPKFCSELSELVQDDLAALAEGLIYTWRLCSYASPKYMLWILGYILVAGGAIRNFSPAFGKLKSTEQHLEGEYRQLHSRLRTHAESVAFYGGEKREESHIMQRFQALVGHLKHVLHENWWFGMIQDFFLKYFGATVAVVLIIEPFFSGDLRPDSSTLGRADMLSNLRYHTSVIISLFQSLGTLSISSRRLNILSGYADRIRELLDVSRELSGVRDRSLNHNSSAGNYISEANHIEFSGVKVVTPAGNVLVEDLTLRVETGSNLLITGPNGSGKSSLFRVLGGLWPLVSGHIVKPGVGSDLNKEIFYVPQRPYTAVGTLREQLIYPLTADQEIVPLSYDGMVDLLKNVDLEYLLERYPLDKEVNWGNELSLGEQQRLGMARLFYHKPKFAILDECTSAVTIDMEERFCKKVRAMGTSCITISHRPALVAFHNIVLSLDGEGGWDVQHRRDDSSFYTEESDFTSLETDRKSDALTVQRAFMNRAKSNASLRSEHSYSTKVIASSQKLEREQTVRTPLIPQLQCSPRPLPLRAAAMLKILVPKLLDKQGGQLLAVALLIFSRTVISDRIASLNGTTVKFVLEQDKAAFIRLVGISVLQSAANSFVAPSLRTLTARLALGWRIRMTNHLLQFYLRRNAFYKVFNMSGKSIDADQRLTLDVDKLTTDLAGLVTGMVKPLVDILWFTWRMKLLSGRRGVGILYAYMLLGLGFLRAVSPDFGNLASEEQELEGTFRFMHSRLRTHAESIAFFGGGSREKAMVEAKFMKLQNHSKVLLRKQWLYGIVDDFVTKQLPHNVTWGLSLLYALEHKGDRALTSTQGELAHALRFLASVVSQSFVAFGDILELHKKFLELSGGINRIFELEEVLHAAQRDTPVPSSAISTASEEIISFHEVDIVTPSQKLLASKLSCNVVQGKSLLLTGPNGTGKSSVFRVLRDLWPAFSGRVTKPSEGMFHVPQSPYTSLGTLRDQVMYPLSREEAEMKILSLYKDGNMASAPELLDDHLKTVLVNVRLVYLLEREGWDSTPNWEDILSLGEQQRLGMARLFFHHPKFGILDECTNATSVDVEEHLYRLATNMGITVITSSQRPALIPFHSVELKLIDGEGNWELCEIQH; encoded by the exons TGACCGAGCATGGGCGGGGGCTCCTGGCGTCACGGAG GAGGACGCTGGCTGTCGTCTCTGGCGCGCTGGTCGCCGGCGGGGCTCTGGCGTACGCGCGGTCGGGCAGGAGACGCCGCTCAGAAGCTGCCGCCAATGGTGACGTTGGTGGCGATGCGTTGGGCAGGAATGGGGAGAGGTTGGGGCACGGTGGCGCGGATGGCCGGGTGGCCGCCTCGAAGCGGAGGAAGAGCGCGCTGAAGTCCCTGCATTTCTTGGCCGCTATCCTGCTCAAGAAGATTGGGCCGAATGGCACACGATACCTTCTCGGGTTGATGTTAACGGCT GTGCTACGTACTGCTGTCGGGCATAGATTAGCAAAAGTTcaaggctatttgtttaaagcagcATTTCTTCGGCGTGTTCCAACCTTTACACGCCTAATTGTAGAAAATCTCATCTTATGCTTTCTCCAATCAGCTGTGTACCAGACCTCAAAATACTTAACAGGGTCTTTGAATTTGCGCTTCAAGAAAATTTTGACAGATCTTGTCCATGCCGATTACTTTCAG AATATGGTTTACTACAAGATGTCACACGTGGATCATCGAATATCAAACCCGGAGCAAAGGATTGCGAGTGATATTCCAAAGTTCTGTTCTGAACTTAGTGAACTTGTACAGGATGATTTGGCTGCACTTGCAGAAGGGTTGATATATACCTGGCGCCTCTGTTCTTATGCTAGTCCAAAATACATGTTATGGATTCTG GGATATATACTAGTCGCTGGAGGAGCAATTAGAAATTTCTCTCCTGCTTTTGGAAAGCTGAAATCCACGGAGCAGCACCTAGAAGGGGAGTATCGTCAACTTCATTCACGCTTAAGAACTCATGCAGAGAGTGTGGCATTTTATGGTGGCGAGAAGAGAGAAGAATCTCATATTATGCAGCGGTTCCAGGCTCTTGTTGGACACTTGAAGCATGTACTCCATGAAAATTGGTGGTTTGGCATGATTCAAGATTTCTTTCTGAAGTACTTTGGTGCCACTGTAGCAGTTGTCCTGATTATCGAACCGTTCTTCTCTGGCGACCTTAGACCTGATTCATCTACCTTAGGAAGGGCTGATATGTTGAGTAATCTTAGATACCACACAAGTGTGATCATATCACTATTTCAGTCTCTAGGGACCCTCTCTATCAGCTCCAGACGTTTAAATATCCTGAG TGGCTATGCAGACCGGATTCGTGAGTTACTAGATGTTTCACGAGAGCTGTCCGGGGTCCGTGATAGATCGTTGAATCACAATTCTTCTGCTGGAAATTATATCAGTGAAGCAAACCATATAGAATTTTCAGGTGTTAAG GTGGTAACACCTGCTGGGAATGTTTTGGTTGAAGATTTAACTCTCCGAGTTGAAACAGGCTCTAATCTTTTGATCACCG GCCCAAATGGTAGCGGTAAAAGCTCCCTGTTTCGGGTCCTTGGGGGCCTATGGCCACTGGTATCTGGCCATATTGTCAAACCTGGTGTCGGTTCAGATCTTAACAAAGAAATCTTTTATGTCCCACAAAGACCATACACAGCTGTTGGCACACTTCGTGAACAGCTAATCTATCCTCTTACAGCAGATCAGGAGATTGTACCACTTAGCTATGATGGCATGGTGGACCTCTTAAAGAAT GTTGACCTGGAATATTTGTTAGAACGTTATCCTCTTGACAAGGAAGTTAATTGGGGTAATGAATTGTCCCTTGGTGAGCAACAGAGATTAGGAATGGCTAGGCTGTTCTACCATAAGCCAAAGTTTGCCATTCTTGATGAGTGTACTAGTGCCGTGACAATTGATATGGAAGAACGGTTTTGCAAGAAGGTTCGAGCGATGGGAACATCATGCATAACAATATCTCATCGCCCAGCTTTGGTTGCATTTCATAATATTGTTTTGTCCTTGGACGGTGAAGGAGGGTGGGATGTTCAGCACAGAAG GGATGACTCGTCATTTTATACTGAAGAGTCTGACTTTACATCATTGGAAACTGATCGTAAATCAGAtgccctaactgttcagagggctTTTATGAACAGGGCAAAG AGCAATGCTTCATTAAGGTCGGAACATTCTTACTCTACAAAGGTTATAGCAAGTTCCCAAAAGTTGGAAAGAGAACAGACAGTACGAACACCTCTAATCCCACAGTTACAATGCTCCCCAAGGCCCCTGCCTCTGAGAGCAGCTGCAATGCTTAAAATATTG GTTCCCAAGTTACTAGACAAACAAGGAGGGCAGTTGCTTGCTGTTGCTCTACTTATTTTCTCTCGCACTGTGATCTCGGACCGTATTGCTTCGTTGAATG GGACTACTGTTAAGTTTGTCTTGGAGCAGGATAAAGCTGCATTTATACGTCTGGTTGGTATCAGTGTTCTGCAAAGCGCTGCAAATTCTTTTGTCGCACCATCTCTCAG AACCCTTACTGCAAGACTTGCTCTTGGATGGCGAATTCGCATGACCAACCATTTGCTTCAGTTTTATTTGAGAAGAAATGCATTCTACAAG GTATTCAATATGTCAGGTAAAAGTATTGATGCAGACCAAAGACTGACACTTGATGTGGATAAGTTGACCACTGATCTTGCTGGACTGGTTACTGGAATGGTAAAACCACTAGTCGACATTCTTTG GTTTACGTGGAGGATGAAGCTTTTGTCTGGACGGAGAGGAGTTGGTATCTTGTATGCTTACATGTTACTAGGATTGGGCTTTCTGAGAGCTGTATCCCCTGACTTTGGTAATCTTGCAAGTGAAGAACAAGAACTTGAAGGAACTTTCAG GTTCATGCACTCGAGGCTGCGGACACACGCTGAGTCAATTGCTTTCTTTGGTGGCGGTTCAAGAGAAAAAGCT ATGGTTGAGGCTAAATTCATGAAATTGCAGAACCACTCAAAGGTTCTATTGAGAAAACAATGGCTTTATGGTATTGTTGATGATTTTGTGACAAAGCAACTCCCACACAATGTGACATGGGGTCTGAGTTTGTTGTATGCTCTGGAGCACAAGGGCGACAGAGCTTTGACTTCAACACAAG GAGAGCTGGCTCATGCTCTGCGGTTCTTGGCATCGGTGGTGTCACAAAGCTTCGTAGCGTTTGGTGACATTCTTGAGTTACATAAAAAATTCCTTGAACTTTCTGGTGGGATTAACAGAATCTTTGAGCTAGAGGAGGTCCTACATGCAGCTCAAAGGG ATACTCCTGTGCCTTCCAGTGCCATTAGTACAGCCTCAGAAGAAATTATTTCGTTTCATGAAGTGGATATTGTAACACCATCGCAGAAACTATTGGCTAGCAAGCTGTCATGCAACGTGGTACAAGGGAAAAGCCTTCTTCTGACGG GCCCCAATGGTACGGGGAAGAGCTCTGTTTTCAGGGTGCTCAGAGACTTATGGCCTGCCTTTTCCGGGAGAGTTACCAAGCCCTCTGAAGGGATGTTTCATGTTCCTCAGAGTCCATATACCAGCTTGGGTACTCTGAGGGATCAGGTCATGTACCCTCTGTCAAGGGAGGAGGCAGAGATGAAGATTCTTTCGTTATATAAAGATG GCAACATGGCTAGTGCTCCTGAGTTGCTAGATGATCACCTGAAGACGGTTCTTGTGAATGTTCGGTTGGTCTATCTTCTGGAAAGAGAAGGTTGGGACTCTACTCCGAACTGGGAAGACATTCTGTCGCTGGGAGAACAGCAGAGACTCGGGATG GCTCGTTTGTTCTTCCACCATCCTAAATTCGGTATCCTTGACGAGTGCACAAA TGCTACGAGTGTCGATGTTGAAGAGCATCTGTACAGGCTAGCGACTAACATGGGCATAACCGTGATTACTTCGTCTCAA AGGCCTGCTCTGATACCC